The Gracilibacillus caseinilyticus genome segment CAATATCATTTCAAAACAAGCACGTAATGTCCGATAGAGCTCTTCAAACGGACAACTATGCCCCAATTCAAGCACAGATTGTCCGATAGAACTTTCCAATTGTACCACCCCACTCCTCAACAATCAAAACGCCAGGAAGTCTCACTATTTAATGGTTTGCAGTTCTTTCCTGCTCTCTATTTGCTTGTACCAATTCAAACTGGCTTATTCGACTTCTAGTTACGCCCTTTTGTTATGCTTTTTTGAAATCACAAGCAATTCACTTTGGATCCAAGATGTTTCATGCTAAGCTTTCTTTAACAATCAGTCGTTTTTTAAAAACAAGAGATAAGGTAAGGGACCAGCCATGAAAAATTATTATGTAGATGTGATGCAATTTAGGGGCGATCATGCTTCCTTCGGTTTTAAACAGGGACAGTGGCTGCTGCAATCCTATTTGCATCCAATATATACGAATCCAGATAGTATGAAAAAGGTACGGTTTTCTTTTGATCGTGGAGAAGCTGTGCAATGGATAAAGTCACTTTTTCCTCACTTTTATGAAGAATTAAATGGATTGGCAGAAGGTATGAAAATGCCGCTTGAGCAAGTGCTGCTCCACTTTAGCGGTTATCAGCAGGAATGGAGACGGTCGGGCTGTTCGATTATAACGGGTGATCATTTTCTCGTGCGCAATTATGACTTTCATCCGAAGACGTATGAGGGAAGATTTGTACTTTATCAGCCTGATCAAGGTTACGCTACGATCGGTCCTTCGCAACGAATCGTGGGAAGGGCAGATGGCCTCAATGAGAAAGGACTGACGACTGGTTATAATTTTGTTAACCGCCGAAATACCGGTGATGGATTTATTCCTACGATCATTACACGCATGATGCTGGAGACATGTCAGTCCAATGAAGAAGCAATAGCTTTATTAAAAGAAGTGCCACATCGCGTAGCATTTAATTATGTGCTGGCTGATCGATTTGGAAATAGACATGTGGTGGAGGCAACGTCAGAAGCTGTCCGTGTAAAAGAAGACACCATAAGTACCAATCATTTTGATCTACTCCCGGAATCGAATCGTTATCATTTGGATGATTCCAAACGACGAATGGCGATTTTAAGAAATCAAACTCAAGCATTAACCAAGCGCGAAGCCTTCCAGTTGCTAAATAATAAAGAAAATGAAGTGTTTTCCGAGAAATATCCTCAATCAGCTGGAACATTGCATACGGCGATCTATGATGTGAATTCGCTTGAAGCAGGAATTGCATTAGGTCATAATCGTATACCTACCATGTTTTCATTTCATAATTGGTTACATGGACAGGATAGCTGGATCAGCAAAGTAAAAGGTCAAATCAATACAAAGGAACGAATGCCTTATATGGAGGGGATAGGGGAGGAAAGTTAGGTGCTGTTGCCTTTATTGTTTTGTGGTGGTGTGACAAAACCATGAGATATAGAGCAGATGAAAAACTAATTCTGTAATCAATGTCTTCGATTAACATAAATGAGACACAGGAGCGATCCATGTGTCTCATTATTAATAGCCGTTTCACCCTTTCACACTCCCTGCCGTAATCCCTTCTACCAAATACTTTTGAAAGAACAGAAACACCAATAATTGTGGCAGAATCGAAGCAACGGACATGGCAAACATTGGTCCCCAGGCTGATAAAGAGGAAGGATCAGAGAATAGCTGTAATCCTAATGCAACGGTATATAATTTTGTATCATTTAAATATACTAGAGGAGTCATGAAGTCGTCCCATGTCCAATAGAAAGAGAAAATAGCCACTGTTGCTAACGCAGGGGTTGTTAATGGTAAAATGATTCGCCAAAAAATTCCAAAAGTGCTAGCACCGTCTATATAGGCCGCTTCATCTAGTTCACGCGGTATCCCTCTTATAAACTGAATCATCAGGAAGATAAAAAAGGGTATTCCTCCAATAAAAGCCGGAACGATTAAGGGCAAGTAGGTGTTTACCCAGCCTAAATTATGAAACAATATATATTGTGGTATTAGGGTAACCTGTTGTGGCAGCATGAGTGTCACAATCATACAAACAAATAAGGGAGTGCGAAAGCGAAATTTCACCCTCGCAAAACCGAATGCTACTAAAGTAGATGAAAACAAAGTTCCAATAACTACCATCGTAGTGACAAAAGTCGAATTAACAAAAAAGGTAGAGAATGATAAATTTCCGAATCCTTCCCATCCTTGCAGGTAATTTTCCCATTTTAGTTCAGAAGGGATTAAGGAAGCAGCATTTCGAAAAATCTCATCTTCCGGTTTCAACGAACTGGCAATGGTCCAAAGGATGGGATAAATCATTAAAAATCCCAGAAGTATGATGCTACCATGATAGATAATCGTTTTTTGGGTGGATTTTTTTTGCATGATTATCTGCCTCCCTCTGACTCGTAGT includes the following:
- a CDS encoding C45 family autoproteolytic acyltransferase/hydolase; its protein translation is MKNYYVDVMQFRGDHASFGFKQGQWLLQSYLHPIYTNPDSMKKVRFSFDRGEAVQWIKSLFPHFYEELNGLAEGMKMPLEQVLLHFSGYQQEWRRSGCSIITGDHFLVRNYDFHPKTYEGRFVLYQPDQGYATIGPSQRIVGRADGLNEKGLTTGYNFVNRRNTGDGFIPTIITRMMLETCQSNEEAIALLKEVPHRVAFNYVLADRFGNRHVVEATSEAVRVKEDTISTNHFDLLPESNRYHLDDSKRRMAILRNQTQALTKREAFQLLNNKENEVFSEKYPQSAGTLHTAIYDVNSLEAGIALGHNRIPTMFSFHNWLHGQDSWISKVKGQINTKERMPYMEGIGEES
- a CDS encoding carbohydrate ABC transporter permease; translated protein: MQKKSTQKTIIYHGSIILLGFLMIYPILWTIASSLKPEDEIFRNAASLIPSELKWENYLQGWEGFGNLSFSTFFVNSTFVTTMVVIGTLFSSTLVAFGFARVKFRFRTPLFVCMIVTLMLPQQVTLIPQYILFHNLGWVNTYLPLIVPAFIGGIPFFIFLMIQFIRGIPRELDEAAYIDGASTFGIFWRIILPLTTPALATVAIFSFYWTWDDFMTPLVYLNDTKLYTVALGLQLFSDPSSLSAWGPMFAMSVASILPQLLVFLFFQKYLVEGITAGSVKG